From Aptenodytes patagonicus chromosome 1, bAptPat1.pri.cur, whole genome shotgun sequence, one genomic window encodes:
- the ATP7B gene encoding copper-transporting ATPase 2 isoform X1: protein MERKLDNKMKRELSCLATLNNKNITLVSICKRQAAHDVPELLIIGEKSNTGSLVKASSNLQKEEKLLQSYSMGMPEVNTVERQALSNTDSPPGCELEPTMKHNFAFDNMGYEESFETAPSPSSQEHTVAVNVVGMTCQSCVQSIEGRISKVKGIVSIKVSLEQNNAVIKYLQSEISPEQICQEIQDMGFDANIAEERLTTATVNLSCLREAVVKLQVEGMTCQSCVTNIEGKIRKLHGVAKIKVSLGNQEAIIAYYPYIIQPDDLKSHISNLGYACTIKSKSAPLKLGVLDLRRLQNANPNETPASLESDGMDPPVAKMSGTATVAVRIEGMHCKSCVRNIEGNISDLPGIQSIKVSLEHKRAVVQYSPNLITLSALQQAIESLPPGNFKVCLLNGSEVDKGASPSPALLCDLFREPLQDTTCTAVIRIDGMTCNSCVQSIEGTISQRQGVQCIAVSLADRTGSIHYDPAVTNGEELRAAIEDMGFDASVLTDTAAEECRHQPDASNAAVQPRAPEPSRQGCASDALPDSPHLDGPNQPSGATAEKCFLQITGMTCASCVSTIERNLQKEDGIVSVLVALMAGKAEIKYKPEFIQPLEIAQLIQNLGFEATIIEDHAESEGNVELLITGMTCASCVHNIESKLLRTNGIFYASVALATCKAHIQFDPEITGPRDIIKIIEEIGFHASVARRVPGAHNLDHKKEIQQWRKSFLCSLLFGIPVLILMIYMLIPDGEHHGSMVLEQNLIPGLSILNLLFFVLCTFVQFLGGWYFYVQAYKSLKHKTANMDVLIVLATTIAYVYSCVILMVAIIEKAEKSPVTFFDTPPMLFVFIALGRWLEHIAKSKTSEALAKLISLQATEATVVTLGPDHSIVREEQVAVELVQRGDIVKVVPGGKFPVDGKVIEGSSMADESLITGEAMPVTKKPGSTVIAGSINAHGSVLVNATHVGNDTTLAQIVKLVEEAQMSKAPIQQLADKFSGYFVPFIIIISTVTLIVWITIGFINFDVIQKYFPNQNKHVSKAELILRFAFQTSITVLSIACPCSLGLATPTAVMVGTGVAAQNGILIKGGKPLEMAHKIKTVMFDKTGTITCGAPKVMRVLLLGDPAVLSLKKVLAVVGTAEASSEHPLGVAVTKYCKEELGTQSLGYCTDFQAVPGCGISCKVRGVEAILGMAEEGLDKLDTNRSRNSSAPMGDNALITFSKSHGPSASHTYLVLIGNREWMRRNGLHIANDINDAMTDHEMKGQTAILVAIDGMLCGMIAIADTVKQEAALAVHTLKNMGIDVVLITGDNRKTAKAIATQVGIKKVFAEVLPSHKVAKVQELQNGRRKVAMVGDGVNDSPALARADVGIAIGTGTDVAIEAADVVLIRNDLLDVVASIHLSKRTVRRIRMNLILALIYNLLGIPIAAGVFMPVGLVLQPWMGSAAMAASSVSVVLSSLQLKCYKKPDTESYEAQAQGRMKPLTPSQISVHIGMDDRRRDSSRPAPWDQISQVSLSSLTSDKLPRHNGFVEEEEDKWSLLMNGGDEEQYI from the exons GCTTTGTCCAACACTGATTCTCCTCCTGGCTGTGAGCTGGAGCCTACAATGAAACACAATTTTGCTTTTGACAACATGGGCTATGAGGAGAGCTTTGAAACTGCACCCTCTCCATCTTCCCAAGAACACACTGTGGCAGTCAATGTTGTGGGAATGACTTGCCAATCTTGTGTGCAGTCAATAGAAGGCCGAATTTCCAAGGTGAAGGGCATTGTGAGTATTAAAGTCTCCCTTGAACAGAACAACGCTGTAATAAAGTATCTGCAGTCAGAAATAAGTCCTGAACAGATTTGCCAGGAAATTCAGGATATGGGCTTTGATGCCAACATAGCAGAAGAGAGGTTGACAACAGCAACCGTAAATTTGTCGTGCTTGAGAGAAGCAGTAGTTAAGCTTCAGGTAGAAGGCATGACATGCCAGTCCTGCGTCACCAACATTGAAGGAAAGATTAGGAAACTGCATGGTGTGGCAAAAATCAAGGTGTCACTTGGTAACCAGGAAGCAATTATTGCTTACTATCCTTACATCATTCAGCCTGACGACCTCAAGAGCCATATCAGTAACTTGGGGTATGCATGCACCATTAAAAGTAAGTCAGCCCCTCTGAAGCTTGGTGTCCTCGATCTCAGGCGCCTGCAGAATGCAAACCCCAATGAGACACCAGCAAGTCTCGAGAGTGATGGGATGGATCCACCGGTCGCCAAGATGAGTGGCACAGCTACAGTGGCTGTACGGATAGAAGGCATGCACTGCAAATCCTGTGTCAGAAACATTGAAGGAAATATATCAGATCTTCCCGGCATACAAAGTATTAAAGTGTCTTTGGAGCATAAACGTGCTGTGGTACAGTATAGCCCAAATTTAATTACCCTGTCAGCTTTGCAGCAAGCTATTGAATCCCTTCCACCTGGAAACTTTAAAGTATGTCTCCTTAATGGTTCGGAAGTTGATAAGGGAGCATCTCCATCACCTGCTTTGCTGTGTGATCTCTTCAGAGAGCCGCTGCAAGACACGACATGCACAGCTGTTATTAGGATTGATGGCATGACCTGCAATTCCTGTGTACAGTCCATAGAAGGGACCATATCACAGAGACAAGGAGTGCAATGTATAGCAGTTTCTCTAGCTGACAGAACTGGGAGCATACATTATGATCCAGCTGTCACTAATGGAGAAGAGTTAAGAGCTGCCATAGAAGACATGGGGTTTGATGCTTCTGTGCTGACAG ATACTGCCGCTGAAGAATGTAGGCACCAGCCTGACGCCAGTAATGCTGCTGTGCAACCTCGAGCTCCAGAGCCTTCTCGCCAAGGCTGTGCCTCGGATGCTCTTCCAGACAGTCCTCACCTTGATGGGCCAAACCAGCCCAGCGGAGCGACAGCTGAAAAGTGTTTTTTACAAATCACAGGCATGACCTGTGCGTCGTGTGTGTCTACCATTGAAAGAAATTTGCAGAAAGAAGATG GAATTGTTTCAGTGTTGGTAGCACTGATGGCAGGTAAAGCAGAGATAAAATACAAGCCAGAATTCATACAGCCTCTTGAAATAGCACAGCTGATCCAGAATTTGGGTTTTGAAGCTACCATCATAGAAGATCATGCAGAATCAGAAGGAAATGTGGAGCTTCTT aTTACAGGGATGACTTGTGCTTCTTGTGTTCACAATATTGAATCCAAACTCCTGAGAACAAATGGGATATTCTACGCCTCAGTTGCACTTGCTACTTGCAAAGCTCACATCCAGTTTGATCCTGAAATTACTGGACCTCGagatattataaaaataattgag gaaattggCTTTCATGCTTCCGTGGCTAGAAGAGTTCCAGGTGCACATAACCTGGatcataaaaaggaaatacagca GTGGAGGAAATCTTTCTTGTGCAGCCTACTGTTTGGTATCCCTGTCTTAATCCTAATGATTTATATGCTAATACCTGACGGTGAGCACCATGGGTCTATGGTGCTGGAACAGAATCTCATTCCTGGATTATCTATTTTAAATCTTCTCTTCTTTGTCCTGTGCACTTTTGTTCAG TTTCTTGGTGGATGGTATTTTTACGTACAAGCTTACAAATCACTGAAGCACAAAACGGCCAATATGGATGTGCTCATCGTACTGGCCACAACGATTGCTTATGTGTATTCGTGTGTGATCCTGATGGTAGCGATAattgaaaaggcagagaaaagcccTGTCACTTTCTTTGACACTCCTCCGATGCTGTTTGTGTTCATTGCCCTTGGGAGATGGCTGGAACACATAGCAAAG AGTAAGACCTCAGAAGCTCTTGCTAAACTTATATCTCTTCAAGCCACAGAAGCCACTGTGGTGACTCTTGGACCTGACCACTCTATTGTCAG GGAGGAGCAGGTAGCTGTTGAACTGGTTCAAAGGGGTGATATTGTAAAGGTTGTTCCTGGTGGAAAGTTCCCGGTGGATGGAAAGGTCATTGAAGGCAGTTCTATGGCAGATGAGTCTCTCATCACTG GGGAAGCTATGCCAGTCACTAAAAAGCCTGGAAGCACGGTGATTGCTGGTTCTATAAATGCACATGGCTCAGTTCTTGTTAATGCAACTCATGTTGGTAACGATACCACTCTGGCACAAATCGTGAAATTGGTGGAAGAAGCTCAAATGTCAAAg gcACCCATCCAGCAACTGGCAGATAAGTTTAGTGGATATTTTGTTccatttatcatcatcatttcAACAGTGACATTGATAGTATGGATCACAATTGGTTTTATAAATTTTGAtgttattcaaaaatattttcct AATCAGAACAAACACGTTTCAAAAGCTGAACTAATACTGAGGTTTGCGTTTCAAACCTCAATCACTGTGCTGAGCATTGCATGCCCCTGTTCTTTAGGCTTGGCTACCCCCACAGCTGTGATGGTGGGCACAGGAGTTGCTGCGCAGAATGGTATTCTCATCAAAGGTGGAAAACCCCTGGAAATGGCACACAAG ATCAAGACTGTGATGTTTGATAAAACTGGGACCATCACCTGCGGAGCTCCTAAAGTCATGAGGGTGCTTTTGCTGGGAGACCCAGCTGTGCTCTCTCTGAAGAAGGTACTGGCGGTGGTTGGCACTGCAGAAGCCAGCAGCGAGCATCCTTTAGGAGTGGCAGTCACTAAATATTGCAAAGAG GAGCTTGGCACTCAGAGCCTGGGATACTGCACCGACTTCCAGGCAGTCCCGGGCTGTGGCATCAGCTGCAAAGTCAGAGGTGTTGAGGCCATCCTGGGCATGGCCGAGGAGGGTCTCGATAAGCTGGACACTAACAGGAGCAGGAACAGCAGTGCTCCCATGGGAGATAACGCACTGATCACGTTCTCCAAATCACATG GTCCATCAGCTTCTCATACATACTTGGTGTTGATTGGAAATCGTGAGTGGATGCGACGCAATGGCTTGCATATTGCAAATGACATAAATGATGCGATGACAGATCATGAAATGAAAGGACAGACTGCCATACTAGTGGCTATAGATG GCATGTTGTGTGGAATGATTGCAATAGCAGACACTGTCAAGCAGGAGGCAGCCCTTGCTGTGCACACACTGAAAAACATGGGAATAGATGTGGTGCTGATAACGGGGGACAATAGAAAAACGGCGAAAGCCATTGCTACTCAG GTTGGGATCAAAAAAGTCTTTGCTGAGGTTCTTCCTTCTCACAAGGTTGCAAAGGTCCAGGAGCTCCaaaatgggaggaggaaggtTGCGATGGTTGGTGATGGAGTCAATGATTCCCCTGCACTAGCCAGGGCTGACGTTGGAATTGCAATTGGAACAGGCACCGATGTTGCCATTGAAGCAGCAGATGTTGTTCTTATCCGA AATGACTTACTGGATGTAGTTGCCAGTATTCACTTATCAAAGAGAACAGTTCGAAGAATACGAATGAATCTGATTCTTGCCTTAATTTATAATCTGCTTGGAATACCCATAGCAGCAG GTGTGTTCATGCCTGTTGGCCTTGTGCTTCAACCTTGGATGGGATCAGCTGCAATGGCAGCTTCTTCTGTGTCTGTTGTGCTGTCTTCCCTGCAGCTGAAATG ttATAAGAAGCCAGACACAGAAAGTTACGAAGCACAAGCTCAAGGCCGCATGAAGCCACTTACTCCTTCCCAAATCAGTGTTCATATTGGAATGGATGATAGGAGGAGGGATTCATCCAGACCGGCTCCTTGGGATCAGATTAGCCAAGTGTCTCTCTCTTCCTTGACTTCAGACAAGCTGCCGAGACATAATGGTTttgttgaggaggaagaggacaagtgGTCATTGCTCATGAATGGAGGAGATGAAGAACAGTACATCTGA
- the ATP7B gene encoding copper-transporting ATPase 2 isoform X5: MEEETRDNIQIIFLEALSNTDSPPGCELEPTMKHNFAFDNMGYEESFETAPSPSSQEHTVAVNVVGMTCQSCVQSIEGRISKVKGIVSIKVSLEQNNAVIKYLQSEISPEQICQEIQDMGFDANIAEERLTTATVNLSCLREAVVKLQVEGMTCQSCVTNIEGKIRKLHGVAKIKVSLGNQEAIIAYYPYIIQPDDLKSHISNLGYACTIKSKSAPLKLGVLDLRRLQNANPNETPASLESDGMDPPVAKMSGTATVAVRIEGMHCKSCVRNIEGNISDLPGIQSIKVSLEHKRAVVQYSPNLITLSALQQAIESLPPGNFKVCLLNGSEVDKGASPSPALLCDLFREPLQDTTCTAVIRIDGMTCNSCVQSIEGTISQRQGVQCIAVSLADRTGSIHYDPAVTNGEELRAAIEDMGFDASVLTDTAAEECRHQPDASNAAVQPRAPEPSRQGCASDALPDSPHLDGPNQPSGATAEKCFLQITGMTCASCVSTIERNLQKEDGIVSVLVALMAGKAEIKYKPEFIQPLEIAQLIQNLGFEATIIEDHAESEGNVELLITGMTCASCVHNIESKLLRTNGIFYASVALATCKAHIQFDPEITGPRDIIKIIEEIGFHASVARRVPGAHNLDHKKEIQQWRKSFLCSLLFGIPVLILMIYMLIPDGEHHGSMVLEQNLIPGLSILNLLFFVLCTFVQFLGGWYFYVQAYKSLKHKTANMDVLIVLATTIAYVYSCVILMVAIIEKAEKSPVTFFDTPPMLFVFIALGRWLEHIAKSKTSEALAKLISLQATEATVVTLGPDHSIVREEQVAVELVQRGDIVKVVPGGKFPVDGKVIEGSSMADESLITGEAMPVTKKPGSTVIAGSINAHGSVLVNATHVGNDTTLAQIVKLVEEAQMSKAPIQQLADKFSGYFVPFIIIISTVTLIVWITIGFINFDVIQKYFPNQNKHVSKAELILRFAFQTSITVLSIACPCSLGLATPTAVMVGTGVAAQNGILIKGGKPLEMAHKIKTVMFDKTGTITCGAPKVMRVLLLGDPAVLSLKKVLAVVGTAEASSEHPLGVAVTKYCKEELGTQSLGYCTDFQAVPGCGISCKVRGVEAILGMAEEGLDKLDTNRSRNSSAPMGDNALITFSKSHGPSASHTYLVLIGNREWMRRNGLHIANDINDAMTDHEMKGQTAILVAIDGMLCGMIAIADTVKQEAALAVHTLKNMGIDVVLITGDNRKTAKAIATQVGIKKVFAEVLPSHKVAKVQELQNGRRKVAMVGDGVNDSPALARADVGIAIGTGTDVAIEAADVVLIRNDLLDVVASIHLSKRTVRRIRMNLILALIYNLLGIPIAAGVFMPVGLVLQPWMGSAAMAASSVSVVLSSLQLKCYKKPDTESYEAQAQGRMKPLTPSQISVHIGMDDRRRDSSRPAPWDQISQVSLSSLTSDKLPRHNGFVEEEEDKWSLLMNGGDEEQYI; the protein is encoded by the exons ATGGAAGAGGAGACAAGGGACAATATTCAAATAATATTTCTTGAG GCTTTGTCCAACACTGATTCTCCTCCTGGCTGTGAGCTGGAGCCTACAATGAAACACAATTTTGCTTTTGACAACATGGGCTATGAGGAGAGCTTTGAAACTGCACCCTCTCCATCTTCCCAAGAACACACTGTGGCAGTCAATGTTGTGGGAATGACTTGCCAATCTTGTGTGCAGTCAATAGAAGGCCGAATTTCCAAGGTGAAGGGCATTGTGAGTATTAAAGTCTCCCTTGAACAGAACAACGCTGTAATAAAGTATCTGCAGTCAGAAATAAGTCCTGAACAGATTTGCCAGGAAATTCAGGATATGGGCTTTGATGCCAACATAGCAGAAGAGAGGTTGACAACAGCAACCGTAAATTTGTCGTGCTTGAGAGAAGCAGTAGTTAAGCTTCAGGTAGAAGGCATGACATGCCAGTCCTGCGTCACCAACATTGAAGGAAAGATTAGGAAACTGCATGGTGTGGCAAAAATCAAGGTGTCACTTGGTAACCAGGAAGCAATTATTGCTTACTATCCTTACATCATTCAGCCTGACGACCTCAAGAGCCATATCAGTAACTTGGGGTATGCATGCACCATTAAAAGTAAGTCAGCCCCTCTGAAGCTTGGTGTCCTCGATCTCAGGCGCCTGCAGAATGCAAACCCCAATGAGACACCAGCAAGTCTCGAGAGTGATGGGATGGATCCACCGGTCGCCAAGATGAGTGGCACAGCTACAGTGGCTGTACGGATAGAAGGCATGCACTGCAAATCCTGTGTCAGAAACATTGAAGGAAATATATCAGATCTTCCCGGCATACAAAGTATTAAAGTGTCTTTGGAGCATAAACGTGCTGTGGTACAGTATAGCCCAAATTTAATTACCCTGTCAGCTTTGCAGCAAGCTATTGAATCCCTTCCACCTGGAAACTTTAAAGTATGTCTCCTTAATGGTTCGGAAGTTGATAAGGGAGCATCTCCATCACCTGCTTTGCTGTGTGATCTCTTCAGAGAGCCGCTGCAAGACACGACATGCACAGCTGTTATTAGGATTGATGGCATGACCTGCAATTCCTGTGTACAGTCCATAGAAGGGACCATATCACAGAGACAAGGAGTGCAATGTATAGCAGTTTCTCTAGCTGACAGAACTGGGAGCATACATTATGATCCAGCTGTCACTAATGGAGAAGAGTTAAGAGCTGCCATAGAAGACATGGGGTTTGATGCTTCTGTGCTGACAG ATACTGCCGCTGAAGAATGTAGGCACCAGCCTGACGCCAGTAATGCTGCTGTGCAACCTCGAGCTCCAGAGCCTTCTCGCCAAGGCTGTGCCTCGGATGCTCTTCCAGACAGTCCTCACCTTGATGGGCCAAACCAGCCCAGCGGAGCGACAGCTGAAAAGTGTTTTTTACAAATCACAGGCATGACCTGTGCGTCGTGTGTGTCTACCATTGAAAGAAATTTGCAGAAAGAAGATG GAATTGTTTCAGTGTTGGTAGCACTGATGGCAGGTAAAGCAGAGATAAAATACAAGCCAGAATTCATACAGCCTCTTGAAATAGCACAGCTGATCCAGAATTTGGGTTTTGAAGCTACCATCATAGAAGATCATGCAGAATCAGAAGGAAATGTGGAGCTTCTT aTTACAGGGATGACTTGTGCTTCTTGTGTTCACAATATTGAATCCAAACTCCTGAGAACAAATGGGATATTCTACGCCTCAGTTGCACTTGCTACTTGCAAAGCTCACATCCAGTTTGATCCTGAAATTACTGGACCTCGagatattataaaaataattgag gaaattggCTTTCATGCTTCCGTGGCTAGAAGAGTTCCAGGTGCACATAACCTGGatcataaaaaggaaatacagca GTGGAGGAAATCTTTCTTGTGCAGCCTACTGTTTGGTATCCCTGTCTTAATCCTAATGATTTATATGCTAATACCTGACGGTGAGCACCATGGGTCTATGGTGCTGGAACAGAATCTCATTCCTGGATTATCTATTTTAAATCTTCTCTTCTTTGTCCTGTGCACTTTTGTTCAG TTTCTTGGTGGATGGTATTTTTACGTACAAGCTTACAAATCACTGAAGCACAAAACGGCCAATATGGATGTGCTCATCGTACTGGCCACAACGATTGCTTATGTGTATTCGTGTGTGATCCTGATGGTAGCGATAattgaaaaggcagagaaaagcccTGTCACTTTCTTTGACACTCCTCCGATGCTGTTTGTGTTCATTGCCCTTGGGAGATGGCTGGAACACATAGCAAAG AGTAAGACCTCAGAAGCTCTTGCTAAACTTATATCTCTTCAAGCCACAGAAGCCACTGTGGTGACTCTTGGACCTGACCACTCTATTGTCAG GGAGGAGCAGGTAGCTGTTGAACTGGTTCAAAGGGGTGATATTGTAAAGGTTGTTCCTGGTGGAAAGTTCCCGGTGGATGGAAAGGTCATTGAAGGCAGTTCTATGGCAGATGAGTCTCTCATCACTG GGGAAGCTATGCCAGTCACTAAAAAGCCTGGAAGCACGGTGATTGCTGGTTCTATAAATGCACATGGCTCAGTTCTTGTTAATGCAACTCATGTTGGTAACGATACCACTCTGGCACAAATCGTGAAATTGGTGGAAGAAGCTCAAATGTCAAAg gcACCCATCCAGCAACTGGCAGATAAGTTTAGTGGATATTTTGTTccatttatcatcatcatttcAACAGTGACATTGATAGTATGGATCACAATTGGTTTTATAAATTTTGAtgttattcaaaaatattttcct AATCAGAACAAACACGTTTCAAAAGCTGAACTAATACTGAGGTTTGCGTTTCAAACCTCAATCACTGTGCTGAGCATTGCATGCCCCTGTTCTTTAGGCTTGGCTACCCCCACAGCTGTGATGGTGGGCACAGGAGTTGCTGCGCAGAATGGTATTCTCATCAAAGGTGGAAAACCCCTGGAAATGGCACACAAG ATCAAGACTGTGATGTTTGATAAAACTGGGACCATCACCTGCGGAGCTCCTAAAGTCATGAGGGTGCTTTTGCTGGGAGACCCAGCTGTGCTCTCTCTGAAGAAGGTACTGGCGGTGGTTGGCACTGCAGAAGCCAGCAGCGAGCATCCTTTAGGAGTGGCAGTCACTAAATATTGCAAAGAG GAGCTTGGCACTCAGAGCCTGGGATACTGCACCGACTTCCAGGCAGTCCCGGGCTGTGGCATCAGCTGCAAAGTCAGAGGTGTTGAGGCCATCCTGGGCATGGCCGAGGAGGGTCTCGATAAGCTGGACACTAACAGGAGCAGGAACAGCAGTGCTCCCATGGGAGATAACGCACTGATCACGTTCTCCAAATCACATG GTCCATCAGCTTCTCATACATACTTGGTGTTGATTGGAAATCGTGAGTGGATGCGACGCAATGGCTTGCATATTGCAAATGACATAAATGATGCGATGACAGATCATGAAATGAAAGGACAGACTGCCATACTAGTGGCTATAGATG GCATGTTGTGTGGAATGATTGCAATAGCAGACACTGTCAAGCAGGAGGCAGCCCTTGCTGTGCACACACTGAAAAACATGGGAATAGATGTGGTGCTGATAACGGGGGACAATAGAAAAACGGCGAAAGCCATTGCTACTCAG GTTGGGATCAAAAAAGTCTTTGCTGAGGTTCTTCCTTCTCACAAGGTTGCAAAGGTCCAGGAGCTCCaaaatgggaggaggaaggtTGCGATGGTTGGTGATGGAGTCAATGATTCCCCTGCACTAGCCAGGGCTGACGTTGGAATTGCAATTGGAACAGGCACCGATGTTGCCATTGAAGCAGCAGATGTTGTTCTTATCCGA AATGACTTACTGGATGTAGTTGCCAGTATTCACTTATCAAAGAGAACAGTTCGAAGAATACGAATGAATCTGATTCTTGCCTTAATTTATAATCTGCTTGGAATACCCATAGCAGCAG GTGTGTTCATGCCTGTTGGCCTTGTGCTTCAACCTTGGATGGGATCAGCTGCAATGGCAGCTTCTTCTGTGTCTGTTGTGCTGTCTTCCCTGCAGCTGAAATG ttATAAGAAGCCAGACACAGAAAGTTACGAAGCACAAGCTCAAGGCCGCATGAAGCCACTTACTCCTTCCCAAATCAGTGTTCATATTGGAATGGATGATAGGAGGAGGGATTCATCCAGACCGGCTCCTTGGGATCAGATTAGCCAAGTGTCTCTCTCTTCCTTGACTTCAGACAAGCTGCCGAGACATAATGGTTttgttgaggaggaagaggacaagtgGTCATTGCTCATGAATGGAGGAGATGAAGAACAGTACATCTGA